A stretch of the Odontesthes bonariensis isolate fOdoBon6 chromosome 5, fOdoBon6.hap1, whole genome shotgun sequence genome encodes the following:
- the hamp gene encoding hepcidin-1: MKAFSIAVAVTLVLAFICILESSAIPLTGVQELEEAGSNDTPVAVHQETPMESWMMPSHFRQKRQSHLSLCSLCCNCCKSYKGCGFCCKF; the protein is encoded by the exons ATGAAGGCATTCAGCATTGCAGTTGCAGTGACACTCGTGCTCGCCTTTATATGCATTCTGGAGAGCTCTGCCATCCCATTAACTGGG GTCCAAGAGCTGGAGGAGGCAGGGAGCAATGACACTCCAGTTGCGGTACATCAAGAGACGCCAATGGAATCGTGGATG ATGCCAAGTCACTTCAGGCAGAAGCGCCAGAGCCACCTCTCCTTGTGCAGCCTATGCTGCAACTGCTGCAAGAGCTACAAGGGCTGCGGTTTCTGCTGCAAGTTCTGA
- the etfb gene encoding electron transfer flavoprotein subunit beta encodes MSGRVLVGVKRVIDYAVKIRVKPDNSGIVTDGVKHSMNPFCEIAVEEAVKMKEKKLIKEVVAVSCGPQQSQETIRTALAMGADRGIHVEVSGKDYETLGPLQVSKIMAALAKKEDAQLIILGKQAIDDDCNQTGQMTAALLDWPQGTFASEVSFDGDKIKVVREIDGGLETIKISTPAVLTADLRLNTPRYATLPNIMKAKKKKIANMKPADLGVDLTSRLEVVRVDEPPQREAGVKVETVEDLVGKLRETGKV; translated from the exons ATGTCCGGCCGTGTTCTCGTTGGCGTTAAGCGTGTTATTGACTACGCTGTGAAG ATTCGTGTGAAGCCAGACAACAGTGGCATAGTGACGGATGGAGTCAAGCACTCAATGAACCCCTTCTGTGAGATTGCTGTGGAGGAGGCGGTCAAGATGAAGGAGAAGAAGCTCATTAAGGAAGTTGTGGCCGTCAGCTGTGGGCCACAGCAGTCCCAG GAGACCATCCGTACTGCCCTCGCCATGGGGGCTGACCGTGGCATTCATGTGGAAGTGAGTGGGAAAGACTATGAAACCCTCGGACCTCTGCAGGTGTCCAAGATCATGGCTGCATTGGCCAAGAAAGAGGACGCCCAGCTAATTATTCTTGGAAAACAG GCCATCGATGATGACTGCAATCAGACTGGCCAGATGACGGCAGCTTTGCTGGACTGGCCTCAG GGTACCTTTGCATCAGAGGTGTCATTCGACGGAGATAAGATTAAGGTGGTCAGAGAAATTGATGGTGGCCTGGAAACTATCAAGATCAGCACACCAGCAGTGCTGACTGCAGACCTGCGACTCAACACCCCCAGATATGCCACCCTGCCTAATATCATG AAagctaagaagaagaagattgcTAACATGAAGCCTGCAGACTTGGGGGTGGACCTCACATCACGGTTGGAGGTGGTGAGAGTGGACGAGCCCCCTCAGAGGGAGGCAGGGGTGAAAGTGGAGACTGTGGAGGACCTGGTGGGCAAACTGAGGGAGACGGGGAAGGTATAG
- the vsig10l gene encoding V-set and immunoglobulin domain-containing protein 10-like gives MKWMEELDGLNSVFLAVLFSFTFQGANCELVVSPAGPTVVNTLAGSTVTLAVSFSGAPDPVVAWIKENIPVGTWTIKSNSPPDIAKNSRDVLTIEKDGSLTFINVPLNFTGNYTVELTKSGLEKASTTFTLKIFENIQTVTLSTQPDVAKEGTERLTLNYSMRQGVVEQQIWYFNDRELKNNLHYLVEERSLVILRPNRSDIGRYTVLLSNPFSSVTAHKDVTVHYGPDEPIIVAQPAKPFHVAGDSLSLSCHAEGLPQPTVMWDFGGEILSDTLKGVLNLTNVMTSQGGVYTCTLLNELTEERREKAVTVSIFERPLGSPMCSVLSVNNVMLQYLCSWMRGTPQAQLSFPGLSNTSSGAGSFSLTVTASANFNKKTIICMADHPIEQNKCNITTSSPLEFIPAIRTTVDLDGKIVVTIHCISEASPEAVVSWFRGSEPVTSGTFYQISSNTTQLKIRDYNISNFLLQNYTCTCRNPLGSQIGQIQLQGPSISDSSLFPNKDGTVITLTWEVPPTSVVTGFDIQMKGPDLLNKNGNATHIKDSSNGFRTIQQKPGSARSTDIFVLDPNLTYRFRVIPKARMTDGEPSKVHRIGPGLSGPAIAGIAAGIPCSILFLLLLGGLIYLVVYCHRKKSHQTRYPVSRAVEKAKASQPDITPHNLMAGGLKSLPDYNRLQQTLSERSVSLPTFVPPPPVRVATTV, from the exons ATGAAGTGGATGGAAGAATTAGATGGATTAAACTCCGTTTTTCTGGccgttttatttagttttacatTTCAAG GTGCCAACTGTGAACTAGTGGTTTCTCCTGCTGGTCCTACTGTGGTGAATACGTTAGCTGGCAGCACTGTGACTCTGGCTGTGTCCTTCAGTGGTGCTCCAGACCCAGTGGTTGCTTGGATCAAGGAAAATATACCTGTCGGCACTTGGACTATAAAATCCAATTCCCCTCCAGACATAGCCAAAAACAGCAGGGATGTGCTCACGATAGAGAAAGATGGTTCCCTTACCTTTATAAATGTGCCACTTAACTTTACTGGCAACTATACTGTGGAGTTGACAAAGTCTGGACTGGAAAAAGCTTCAACTACTTTCACTCTGAAGATATTTG aAAACATCCAGACTGTGACTCTAAGCACTCAGCCGGATGTTGCCAAAGAGGGAACTGAACGCTTGACCTTAAACTATAGCATGCGGCAAGGAGTTGTCGAGCAACAGATTTGGTACTTTAACGACagagaattaaaaaacaacttgCACTATTTGGTGGAAGAAAGGAGCCTTGTGATCCTCAGACCAAACCGAAGCGACATAGGACGGTACACAGTGTTACTTTCAAACCCCTTCAGCAGTGTGACAGCTCATAAGGATGTGACTGTACACT ATGGACCGGATGAGCCCATAATTGTAGCACAACCTGCTAAGCCTTTCCATGTAGCAGGAGACTCTCTGAGCCTCTCTTGCCACGCTGAGGGACTCCCACAGCCGACTGTTATGTGGGACTTTGGTGGTGAAATTCTTTCTGACACCCTCAAAGGAGTCCTAAATCTGACAAATGTAATGACGAGTCAAGGAGGTGTTTATACCTGCACCTTGCTCAATGAGTTAACTGAGGAAAGGCGTGAAAAGGCTGTGACTGTAAGCATTTTTG AGAGGCCGTTGGGGAGCCCAATGTGCTCTGTGCTGTCGGTGAATAACGTCATGCTGCAGTATCTGTGTTCGTGGATGAGGGGAACTCCGCAGGCCCAGCTGTCTTTCCCAGGACTAAGCAACACCAGCAGTGGGGCAGGAAGCTTCAGCCTGACTGTCACTGCCTCTGCTAACTTTAACAAAAAAACTATCATCTGCATGGCAGACCACCCAATCGAGCAGAATAAGTGCAATATTACAACAa GTAGTCCATTAGAGTTCATTCCAGCTATCAGAACCACCGTAGATCTTGATGGCAAAATAGTGGTCACTATCCACTGTATCAGCGAGGCTTCCCCCGAGGCTGTCGTGTCCTGGTTCAGAGGCAGTGAGCCTGTCACCAGTGGGACATTTTACCAGATCAGCAGTAACACCACTCAGCTGAAGATTCGCGATTACAATATCAGCAACTTCCTCCTCCAAAACTACACCTGCACATGTCGCAACCCGTTGGGCAGCCAAATAGGGcaaattcaactacaag GGCCGTCGATCtcagattccagtttgttcccTAATAAAGATGGAACCGTCATCACATTGACCTGGGAAGTCCCACCTACATCTGTTGTAACAG GGTTTGACATCCAGATGAAAGGACCAGATCTTCTGAATAAAAATGGTAATGCCACTCATATTAAAGACAGCTCAAATGGATTCCGCACTATTCAGCAGAAACCTGGTTCTGCCAGGAGTACAGACATCTTTGTCCTTGATCCCAACTTGACCTACCGGTTTCGAGTCATTCCCAAAGCTCGCATGACTGATGGAGAGCCATCAAAGGTCCATAGAATTGGTCCAG GGCTGAGTGGGCCTGCCATTGCTGGCATTGCAGCTGGAATCCCGTGCAGCATCctcttcctgctcctgctgGGTGGCCTCATCTACCTCGTTGTGTACTGCCACAGGAAGAAAA GTCATCAGACAAGATATCCTGTGTCCAGAGCCGTTGAGAAG gcaaAAGCATCTCAGCCGGATATAACTCCTCATAACCTGATGGCAGGAGGCTTGAAGTCTCTTCCCGACTACAACAGATTGCAGCAG ACCCTTTCTGAAAGATCTGTATCTCTGCCCACATTTGTCCCTCCACCACCTGTCAGAGTTGCAACAACTGTCTAA
- the usf2l gene encoding upstream stimulatory factor 2 isoform X3, with product MINKSASQVTYRVVQVTDQHLDGREDAGGAVSVVSTAAFAGAPQAVAQAVIQNPFSNGGSPAGEAVGGETRFAYFPATAVSDGTVSVQAATDPTLTQAGGQFYVMMTPPDVIQTGAPRSIAPRTQPYPADENELLQHEGLNWKMDGPRTPRDERRRAQHNEVERRRRDKINNWIVTLSKIIPDCNMDSTKTGASKGGILSKACDYIRELRQSNQRLQESLKEVERIQVDNELCRQQIEELKNENALLRAQLQQHGIEMIGETPPQ from the exons ATGATAAACAAATCTGCAAGCCAG GTGACGTATCGTGTTGTTCAGGTGACTGACCAGCACCTTGATGGAAGAGAGGATGCAGGAGGAGCAGTGAGTGTCGTCTCAACAGCTGCATTTGCTGGGGCTCCTCAGGCCGTGGCTCAG GCTGTGATCCAAAACCCTTTCAGTAATGGAGGAAGCCCAGCAGGAGAGGCGGTGGGAGGGGAGACCCGCTTCGCTTATTTCCCCGCGACCGCGGTGAGCGACGGGACTGTGTCTGTGCAGGCCGCCACAGACCCaacactcacacaggcaggGG GTCAGTTTTATGTGATGATGACACCCCCTGATGTCATTCAGACAGGCGCACCACGAAGCATTGCCCCGCGCACACAGCCCTACCCAGC AGATGAAAACGAGCTGCTGCAGCATGAAGGTTTAAACTG GAAAATGGATGGACCCCGAACGCCAAGAGATGAAAGGAGAAGAGCGCAACATAATGAAG TTGAAAGGCGGCGAAGAGACAAGATCAACAACTGGATTGTTACACTTTCCAAAATCATCCCTGACTGTAACATGGACAGTACCAAGACTGGAGCA AGCAAAGGAGGCATCCTATCTAAAGCATGTGACTACATCCGTGAGCTGAGGCAAAGCAACCAGCGACTGCAGGAGAGTCTGAAGGAAGTGGAGAGGATACAAGTGGACAATGAGTTGTGCAGGCAGCAG ATCGAAGAGCTGAAGAATGAGAATGCCCTGCTTCGAGCGCAGCTCCAGCAGCACGGCATCGAGATGATCGGGGAGACTCCGCCGCAGTAA
- the usf2l gene encoding upstream stimulatory factor 2 isoform X1, with amino-acid sequence MDMLEQSLDTTSQDKQEEEVVQTSEDGTGEEHTAVTIASVQQAAAFGDQNIQYQFRTEGGQVTYRVVQVTDQHLDGREDAGGAVSVVSTAAFAGAPQAVAQAVIQNPFSNGGSPAGEAVGGETRFAYFPATAVSDGTVSVQAATDPTLTQAGGQFYVMMTPPDVIQTGAPRSIAPRTQPYPADENELLQHEGLNWKMDGPRTPRDERRRAQHNEVERRRRDKINNWIVTLSKIIPDCNMDSTKTGASKGGILSKACDYIRELRQSNQRLQESLKEVERIQVDNELCRQQIEELKNENALLRAQLQQHGIEMIGETPPQ; translated from the exons ATGGATATGCTTGAACAGAGTCTGGACACCACAAG TCAAGATAAGCAAGAAGAAGAGGTTGTTCAGACATCTGAAG ACGGGACAGGAGAGGAGCACACGGCTGTTACAATAGCCAGTGTTCAGCAGGCTGCAGCATTTGGTGACCAAAACATACAATATCAGTTCCGCACTGAGGGCGGGCAG GTGACGTATCGTGTTGTTCAGGTGACTGACCAGCACCTTGATGGAAGAGAGGATGCAGGAGGAGCAGTGAGTGTCGTCTCAACAGCTGCATTTGCTGGGGCTCCTCAGGCCGTGGCTCAG GCTGTGATCCAAAACCCTTTCAGTAATGGAGGAAGCCCAGCAGGAGAGGCGGTGGGAGGGGAGACCCGCTTCGCTTATTTCCCCGCGACCGCGGTGAGCGACGGGACTGTGTCTGTGCAGGCCGCCACAGACCCaacactcacacaggcaggGG GTCAGTTTTATGTGATGATGACACCCCCTGATGTCATTCAGACAGGCGCACCACGAAGCATTGCCCCGCGCACACAGCCCTACCCAGC AGATGAAAACGAGCTGCTGCAGCATGAAGGTTTAAACTG GAAAATGGATGGACCCCGAACGCCAAGAGATGAAAGGAGAAGAGCGCAACATAATGAAG TTGAAAGGCGGCGAAGAGACAAGATCAACAACTGGATTGTTACACTTTCCAAAATCATCCCTGACTGTAACATGGACAGTACCAAGACTGGAGCA AGCAAAGGAGGCATCCTATCTAAAGCATGTGACTACATCCGTGAGCTGAGGCAAAGCAACCAGCGACTGCAGGAGAGTCTGAAGGAAGTGGAGAGGATACAAGTGGACAATGAGTTGTGCAGGCAGCAG ATCGAAGAGCTGAAGAATGAGAATGCCCTGCTTCGAGCGCAGCTCCAGCAGCACGGCATCGAGATGATCGGGGAGACTCCGCCGCAGTAA
- the usf2l gene encoding upstream stimulatory factor 2 isoform X2, which yields MDMLEQSLDTTSQDKQEEEVVQTSEDGTGEEHTAVTIASVQQAAAFGDQNIQYQFRTEGGQVTYRVVQVTDQHLDGREDAGGAVSVVSTAAFAGAPQAVAQAVIQNPFSNGGSPAGEAVGGETRFAYFPATAVSDGTVSVQAATDPTLTQAGGQFYVMMTPPDVIQTGAPRSIAPRTQPYPAKMDGPRTPRDERRRAQHNEVERRRRDKINNWIVTLSKIIPDCNMDSTKTGASKGGILSKACDYIRELRQSNQRLQESLKEVERIQVDNELCRQQIEELKNENALLRAQLQQHGIEMIGETPPQ from the exons ATGGATATGCTTGAACAGAGTCTGGACACCACAAG TCAAGATAAGCAAGAAGAAGAGGTTGTTCAGACATCTGAAG ACGGGACAGGAGAGGAGCACACGGCTGTTACAATAGCCAGTGTTCAGCAGGCTGCAGCATTTGGTGACCAAAACATACAATATCAGTTCCGCACTGAGGGCGGGCAG GTGACGTATCGTGTTGTTCAGGTGACTGACCAGCACCTTGATGGAAGAGAGGATGCAGGAGGAGCAGTGAGTGTCGTCTCAACAGCTGCATTTGCTGGGGCTCCTCAGGCCGTGGCTCAG GCTGTGATCCAAAACCCTTTCAGTAATGGAGGAAGCCCAGCAGGAGAGGCGGTGGGAGGGGAGACCCGCTTCGCTTATTTCCCCGCGACCGCGGTGAGCGACGGGACTGTGTCTGTGCAGGCCGCCACAGACCCaacactcacacaggcaggGG GTCAGTTTTATGTGATGATGACACCCCCTGATGTCATTCAGACAGGCGCACCACGAAGCATTGCCCCGCGCACACAGCCCTACCCAGC GAAAATGGATGGACCCCGAACGCCAAGAGATGAAAGGAGAAGAGCGCAACATAATGAAG TTGAAAGGCGGCGAAGAGACAAGATCAACAACTGGATTGTTACACTTTCCAAAATCATCCCTGACTGTAACATGGACAGTACCAAGACTGGAGCA AGCAAAGGAGGCATCCTATCTAAAGCATGTGACTACATCCGTGAGCTGAGGCAAAGCAACCAGCGACTGCAGGAGAGTCTGAAGGAAGTGGAGAGGATACAAGTGGACAATGAGTTGTGCAGGCAGCAG ATCGAAGAGCTGAAGAATGAGAATGCCCTGCTTCGAGCGCAGCTCCAGCAGCACGGCATCGAGATGATCGGGGAGACTCCGCCGCAGTAA